The Candidatus Binataceae bacterium genome segment CCGAGCCGAAATCCAGCGACTCTCCCAACCTCTAACCTCATCCCGAAGACGCCCACAGTGACATCATGCCATGCTTGCCCGGTGGCTTCGGTCGCCGGCTCTGGCTTTCTTCCTCAGTTCTACCAGAGGGAAAATCGGAGCTCGGTTCCTAGTCATCCTGCGACGGCCACACGCAAGCCTTAGTCAACGGCCTGAACATACAGGCCTTAGGCCCCCGTCTGAAAAAGCATGATCGAGCCGATGCGCATGCCCTTGACGTCGCGCCGTTCGTACTTAAGTTGGAGAGTGTCAGTGAAAAAACAAATTATCCCCGGAATGAATTCTTAAGGAGGTCAATAATAACAATGGCTGCGCTGCTGACTAATGGATTGGCTAATGGATGGGCTGCCCCCTGGCTCAATTCATTCGAGGAATCTGAGCATACTCCGGTCGCCTTGCTGGCGGCCGACGTGACCGAGGATGCAGACGGCTTTGAGTTCGATTTCGACCTTCCCGGCGTCAAGGCTGAGTCGATCGAGGTCCGGGTCGAGGATGGCATGCTGCTGGTCAGCGCGGAGCGGCCAGCGCCGCGGCGCTCGGATGACGTGACCGTGCGGCGTGCAGAGCGCTATTACGGCAATTACCATCGGGCCTTCAGGTTGCCGGCGCAATGGGCTAGCGAGCCGATCGTGGCCAGCTATCGCGACGGCGTGCTTCACGTGCGCGTGGCCAAGCCGGCCTCCGCCAAGCCCGTGCGGATCAAAGTCGAGCATAACTAAACTGCCTTTCGTGGCGAGCCACGCCCCACCCCGGCCGTGGCTCGCCACTTGCGCTCGCGCCAAAGAGTCGATAGGCCTGACAGAGCAACAACCCCGCTTTATCGTGTCGCGGGCCAAGAGGAAAACATGGGCGGCTGGATCGCTTTGATCGTAATCGCCATCGTCGCGCTGGCGCTGATCCTGCTCTACAATTCTCTGGTCGGGCTCAAGAACCAGGTCGACGCGGCATGGCGCCAGATCGACGTCCAGCTCAAACGCCGCCATGATCTGATTCCCAACCTGGTCGAAGCTGTCAAAGGCTACATGCAGTTTGAGCGCCAGACCCTGACCCAGGTGGTCGAGGCGCGCGGTCGGGCGATAAGCGCACCCGATCAGGGCGCGCGGATACAGGCGGAAAACCAGCTCAGTGCTGGCTTGGGTCGCCTCTTGGCGGTGATCGAGAATTACCCGCAGCTCAAGGCCGATCAGAATGTACTGCGCCTGCAGGAAGAGCTGACTACGACGGAAAATCAAATCGCCTTCTCGCGCCAAGCCTACAACGACGCGGTGCTGGCTTATAACACTCGTGTCCAGACCTTTCCCGCCAACCTGATCGCCAACAACTTCGGTTTTCTGCCTGCTACCTACTTCCAGGCCGCCCCGGGCGACGAGGCCGTGCCCAAGGTCGATCTGTCGATGGGCGCAGGCAGCCAAGCCTGAGGCCGCCTAGCAAAATCAACCCCGCATGGCCGTCAGTTTTTGGCAATGGGAGCGTACCAACCGGCGCCAGACCGCCTTTCTGGTTGGAATTTTCGTGATTTTCTTCTGCCTTCTCGGCGCGGGGCTCGATTTCGTATTCGGTAACCTGCGCATCACGCCCGAGGGGCTGAGCGGTTTTCCTTTTCTCACCATCGCCGCGTTGATCGTAGCCTTGGTTCAGACCGTCGTCTCATACTACGGTGGCGCTAACCTCATCCTGGCCTCCGTCCATGCGGTGGAGCTGCAACCGGATAGCAACCGCCATAAGGTCGTCCTTGACGTAATCGAGGAGATGCGGCTGGCGGCGCGGATGCCGCCAATCAAGGCGTACGTAATGGCGGATCCGGCGCCCAACGCTTTCGCTACCGGCCGCGACCCGCAACATTCGGTCATCTGCGTTACCCAGGGATTGATCGACATGATGGATCGCGAACAGCTCCAGGGCGTGATCGGCCACGAGATGGCGCATATCCGCGACTACGACATCCGCACCATGATGATGATCGCCGTACTGGTGGGCGGTATCGCGATGCTGGCGGATTTTCTGGCGCGCTGGATGTGGTTCGACGGCTTCGGCGAGCGCGAACGTAGGCGCGATAATGACCAGGGCCAGGCCGGGATCCTGATCGCGCTTGCGGTCTTTGTCCTGGCCGCGATCTCGCCCATCCTATGCCAATTGCTGGCGATGGCGGTGGCGCGCCAGCGCGAATATCTAGCCGATGCTGGTTCGGTGGAGTTTACCCGCAATCCCCGCGCCCTGCTGCGCGCACTGGAACAGATCGCCGCTCACGAATCGCCCCTGAAGAATGCCTCGCGCGGGACCGCCCATCTTTTCATCGTCAATCCGCGCGAGGGACTGCGCGAAGACGATCGCGAGGGCTTCTTCGACAACCTCTTTTCCACCCATCCGCCCCTGCCCCGGCGAATCCAGCGGCTGCGTGCGATGCTCGACGCGCCCGCCGACGCCGCATCCCCGCCCACCTCCGCCTGATCCAGGAGACGGACGAGACTCGGCCGGAAGACCGCCGCCGCGCGGCCGCTCAGCGATTGCGCTCTTTGAGCAGTCGTTCGATCTCCCGCCGGCTACTCTTTTGCGCAATAC includes the following:
- a CDS encoding Hsp20/alpha crystallin family protein; translated protein: MAALLTNGLANGWAAPWLNSFEESEHTPVALLAADVTEDADGFEFDFDLPGVKAESIEVRVEDGMLLVSAERPAPRRSDDVTVRRAERYYGNYHRAFRLPAQWASEPIVASYRDGVLHVRVAKPASAKPVRIKVEHN
- a CDS encoding LemA family protein, whose product is MGGWIALIVIAIVALALILLYNSLVGLKNQVDAAWRQIDVQLKRRHDLIPNLVEAVKGYMQFERQTLTQVVEARGRAISAPDQGARIQAENQLSAGLGRLLAVIENYPQLKADQNVLRLQEELTTTENQIAFSRQAYNDAVLAYNTRVQTFPANLIANNFGFLPATYFQAAPGDEAVPKVDLSMGAGSQA
- a CDS encoding M48 family metallopeptidase codes for the protein MAVSFWQWERTNRRQTAFLVGIFVIFFCLLGAGLDFVFGNLRITPEGLSGFPFLTIAALIVALVQTVVSYYGGANLILASVHAVELQPDSNRHKVVLDVIEEMRLAARMPPIKAYVMADPAPNAFATGRDPQHSVICVTQGLIDMMDREQLQGVIGHEMAHIRDYDIRTMMMIAVLVGGIAMLADFLARWMWFDGFGERERRRDNDQGQAGILIALAVFVLAAISPILCQLLAMAVARQREYLADAGSVEFTRNPRALLRALEQIAAHESPLKNASRGTAHLFIVNPREGLREDDREGFFDNLFSTHPPLPRRIQRLRAMLDAPADAASPPTSA